The genome window GCACAGGCGGAGTCGGTCATCGAGCACGGCCGGGCGGACCTGGTCGCGCTCGGGCGAGAGCTGCTCTTCAACCCGAACTGGCCGCTGGACGCTGCCCGCAAACTGGGCGTGTCCGATCCCTATGTCGGTGCCCCGGCGCGCATTGCGCACTGGCTCGGCAAACGGGAGCAGAGCTTCCCGGGATTCGTGCCGTCCACCGAGGGGCGGGCCGCTGCCGGTGATCGAACAGCTGGAGGGCGCTGAGCCGGATTACCCCCGGACCGGTCGACGAACGTCGTCCGCTCCACGATCGTCACCGCGTGCCCGGCCCGCGCGAGATCGATGCCCGCGCACAGCCCGGCCGCTCCTGCCCGCTGATCAGGATCCGCAGGACAAGGCGTCCAGGGCCTATGCGCGGTAGCGGCCGCTGAGCACGCTCAGCACGTCGGCGTAGCGGCCTTCGGCCTCGGCGTTGCGCTGCCACTTCACGCGCTCGACGAGAACCTGCTCGGCCTTCGGGTCGGTCCCGAGCAGATCCATGACCTCGTCGAGGAAGTCCTCCAAAGGCATCGCCACCTCGGAGTTCTGCTGGTTCATCAGCGTGGTGCGGATGGCGGGCGGCACCAGCTCGATCACCTGGACGTTGCTGCCGGTCAGCTGCACCCGCAGGCTCTCGGTGTAGGAGTGGACGGCCGCCTTGGTGGCGTTGTAGGTCGGCGTGGCCGGCAGCGGCACGTACGCCAAGCCGGAGGTGACCGTCATGACGGTCGCGGCGGGCCGGGCGAGCAGGCCGGGCAAGAACGCGTGGATCAGCCGGATCGGGCCGAGCAGATTGACCTCGACGGTCCGCTCGGCGACGTCGAGCGCGGCCGGGTCGCGCAGGTCCTCGGGCTCCATGATGCCGGCCATCGTGATCAGGGTGTCCAGCGCCGGGTGGCGGGCAGTGAGCTCGTCACGGGCCTCGGTGATCGATGCCGGGTCGGTGGTGTCGATGGTGATGGTGTCGAGGCCGTGCTCGGTGCGGATCTGCTGAAGCAGTTCGGTGCGGCGGCCGCCGACGATGACGGTGTTGCCGTCGGCCTGCAGGCGGAGGGCCAGTCCGAGGCCGATGCCCGAGGTGGCGCCGGGGATGAAGACGGTGTTCACGAAAAGTCCTTCCGGTGAAAAGGGTGGAGCGCCCGCGTTCGCGAGGTGGGGGAAATCGGCTCAGGAGAACTTCTGATGGCCGAGTACGTCGAGGAAGGCGAACTGCTCGAACCCGTCCGATCCGGGCCGGGGCCGGAAAAGGACGAGCCGGTGACCGGTGGCCGGGCTCAGCACGACGTCGCATTGCAGGTCGAGTTCACCGACGAGCGGGTGCCGGATCAGTTTGGGTGCCGAGGTCAGCGCCGCGACGTGCTGCTGTGCCCACAGGCCGGCGAACTCGGTGCTGCGCCGCAGGAGATCGGCCACCAAGCCGTGCGCGAACCGGTCACCCGGCGAGCGCTGGGCGACACC of Amycolatopsis solani contains these proteins:
- a CDS encoding SDR family oxidoreductase; the encoded protein is MNTVFIPGATSGIGLGLALRLQADGNTVIVGGRRTELLQQIRTEHGLDTITIDTTDPASITEARDELTARHPALDTLITMAGIMEPEDLRDPAALDVAERTVEVNLLGPIRLIHAFLPGLLARPAATVMTVTSGLAYVPLPATPTYNATKAAVHSYTESLRVQLTGSNVQVIELVPPAIRTTLMNQQNSEVAMPLEDFLDEVMDLLGTDPKAEQVLVERVKWQRNAEAEGRYADVLSVLSGRYRA